The segment TTCTCTTTTTCGGAATGAAATTGATGTCGGAAGCGATGGACCCGTTGAGAACCTATCAACCATTTATCGATGTCCTGAAGGGACTGGAAAATCCCATTCTGGGAATGTCTGTGGGAACGGTTTTCACGGCCTTGATCCAGAGCAGCAGCGCATTTACCGGCATTCTCATCGTGCTGGGGCAACAGAACTTCTTGACTCTTGAGGCAGCCATTCCTCTTCTGTTCGGTGCCAACATCGGTACCTGTGTAACCGCAGGATTGGCAAGCGTAGGCGCTACTCGAGAGGCCAAAAGGGTGGCTCTGGCTCATGTCCTTTTCAAGATAGGGGGTGTGGCGTTGTTCGTTTTCTGGATCCCTCTCTTCGCTGATCTTGTGCGGACTATTTCTCCCACGGCTCAGAGTATGGACGTGGCGGCACTTTCTTTTGCCACCCCGAGACAGATTGCGAATGCCCACACCGTCTTTAACGTCAGCCTGGCTATGGCTTTTCTTCCCTTCACCGCCATTTTTGCGCGGTACGCCCGTAGGATTCTACCGGAAGAGGAGAGAATCGAGACAGGGACGGTGGAAAGGAAACTGGACGAGAGCAGCATTTCCACTCCGGCTCTCGCAATCGATGTGGCCAGATCGGAAATTTCCCGTATGGCCGGAATCCTCGGAAACATGCTGCAGGCAATCATCCATCCATTTCTCGAGGAGGAACCTTCACAGGATGTGGATCATCCTCATCTCTCCCTCGTGGAAGGGATAAAGATGAATGAGAAGGAGATTGATGTTCTCGATGAAAGGGTATCCCACTACCTGATTCGGATCAGCAGGGAAGAGCTGGACGGTGTTCAGGCCAAGAAAGTGTTCGCCATGATGTCCATCGTCAAGGACATGGAAAGTATAGGGGACGTCATCGACAAGAATATCCTCCCACTCATCGCCAAGAAGCAATCGCTTGGAGCAGCATTCTCACGGGAGGGGACGACAGAGATACTTGCCTATCACACAAAGGTCTGCAAGCAGATCAGTCGGTTGAAAGAGGCATTCGCAACATTGGACCCGGAGAAAGCGGCCAAGGTGCTCACCAAGGAAGAGAAGTATGTCGAATTGGAGTCAGAATACCGTCTCAAACACCTGGAGAGAGTTCAACAAGAGAAGGAGGAATCGGTAGCCACTCATGAAATCCACATGGAGCTGCTGGATCTGTTGAAGCAGATCAATGTCTACACGGCCAGTATTGGGAAGACGATACTCGAAATGACGATCCCATCGATGGACAAATGATTCTACACGACTTGTTGGCGAAAAACTCGCGTGACAATTTGACGAGGGTCGAACATCATTGGAAAGCACGCGATGAGGAGTCTTGAGAAGCTCATACGTGAAAATGAACGGGTTTTTGCAGAGCATTTCGGCGGCAATCCCGCTTGCACATCGACAGCGCCGGGGCGAATCAATATTATCGGAGAACACACAGACTACACAATGGGACTGGCCATGCCGGCGGCGATAGACCGGTGGATACTCGTTTCAATCGCTCCCAGACGGGATCGTATCTGCCGGATTGTGAGCAGGGATTTCCACTCTGAGATGACGTTTGAACTGGGAGGGGAGTTCATTCCATCAGAAAACTGGCAAGCCTACGTTTTTGGGGCCGCATCCGTTGCCCATGATCTTTCTGAGCTTCCGACAGGATTTCAGGGAGTGATTTCGGGAAACATCCCTGTCGGATCAGGTTTATCGTCCTCAGGCGCGTTGGAAGTGGCTTTGATGAATGGTATTCGTTCCGTTTTCAGCCTCGATTTCGACGATTTGACCCTCATTCGGCTGTGCCAGAGAGTTGAGCACGAATTCATCGATGTTCAAAGCGGTCTGCTCGATCAGTTTGCATCGCAATTTTCCCGAGACGACGAGCTTGTGGTCATAGATTTTGACACACTGACGTTCGAACATTTTGAAGCGGACATGGGGGAATACAGGTGGATTGTGCTGGACACGGGAGTCAAAAGGGAAATTGCTCAGACAGAATACATGGAACGGGTCAGAGAATGTGAACGGGGCTTGTCGGAACTTCAGGAATCCGGTTTTCCGTTGTCCGGATTTCGCGATATTACCGGAGATCATTTGAGCTATCTGACGGGGAAGACTCAAAAGCGGATTCGCCACTTCTTGAACGAAAACTCAAGGGTATTGAAAGTAAGGCAGCTCATTCTTGAAAAAGATTTCGGCGGAGTTGGTGCTCTACTCGCGGAATCCCACCGGAGTCTCAGGGAGGACTATGAAGTCTCCTGCGACGAACTCGATTTCCTTGTTGAAAAAGCGTTGGATCATTCAGACTGCGCCGGGGGAAGAATGATGGGAGGCGGTTTCGGAGGATGCACCTTGAACTTGGTTCGGAATTCCGCAATTGGGCAATTCATGGAGAATTTGAAGGAGCAGTTTTATGTCCGGTTTTCTCAAGAGCCGAAATCCTACGTGTTCAATCTCGTGAGCGGTGCCAGGGTGTGGTGGAACTCACAGGCAGACGAGAGACATTAATAATCAGAGCAAAATAATAAGGGACACTTATTATGAATCTTGACGAGAAGTTTTCCAACAACTGGAGACCCTATGTTTACCAGAGTCTTTACGCGGCAGTTTCGATATTCATCATAATCCTGGTACTTCAGATGCAGCACGCCGTGGTTATTGCTTCTATCGGGGCGACGGCCTTCATCGTCTTTTCAATGCCAAATGACATTGCTGCTACCCCCCGGAGAGTCATCGGTGGTCATTTCCTGGGTCTTGTTTCAGGGGCTGTCTTTTCCATGCTGACCTTTGGTCCACTGTTCTTCTCAGCGCTTGTATACTCTCTGGCTGTGGGGATAGCGCTATTTGCCATGGTTTTGACTGACACCGAACATCCCCCTGCAGCGGGTACGGCTTTGGGAGTTGCACTTACTGGCTTTTCTATTCGAATGGCAGTGGCAGTTATGGCGAGCGTCATTATTCTTTCGCTCATACATCGTTTCGCCAGGCCCCACATAAAGGATTTGGTATAGCGCTGTAGCAGGTCCGGGCAAAAGCCTTGGTTTGCTTGTGGTGCGTGCATAATATTAACTGTTCATTGACAGGTCGGTTTCGAGAGGGAAATCCGTGAAAATCGGGTACAGCCCCGCTACTGTGATCGCCTGGGAGCTTCCTCCGTTCAATACGGAGCCATTGCCCCGGAAGATTTAACCTGCCTCCTGGCAGACGGGATGAGAAGGTGAAAGACCTCCCGTGAGGCGTAAGTCAGGAAACCTGCGAAACCGCAATTCTCGCCAAGACTTTCGAGGGAGAAGGAGAGAATCATGAAAACCTACCCAAACATTTTCCTCT is part of the Candidatus Neomarinimicrobiota bacterium genome and harbors:
- the galK gene encoding galactokinase — translated: MRSLEKLIRENERVFAEHFGGNPACTSTAPGRINIIGEHTDYTMGLAMPAAIDRWILVSIAPRRDRICRIVSRDFHSEMTFELGGEFIPSENWQAYVFGAASVAHDLSELPTGFQGVISGNIPVGSGLSSSGALEVALMNGIRSVFSLDFDDLTLIRLCQRVEHEFIDVQSGLLDQFASQFSRDDELVVIDFDTLTFEHFEADMGEYRWIVLDTGVKREIAQTEYMERVRECERGLSELQESGFPLSGFRDITGDHLSYLTGKTQKRIRHFLNENSRVLKVRQLILEKDFGGVGALLAESHRSLREDYEVSCDELDFLVEKALDHSDCAGGRMMGGGFGGCTLNLVRNSAIGQFMENLKEQFYVRFSQEPKSYVFNLVSGARVWWNSQADERH
- a CDS encoding HPP family protein codes for the protein MNLDEKFSNNWRPYVYQSLYAAVSIFIIILVLQMQHAVVIASIGATAFIVFSMPNDIAATPRRVIGGHFLGLVSGAVFSMLTFGPLFFSALVYSLAVGIALFAMVLTDTEHPPAAGTALGVALTGFSIRMAVAVMASVIILSLIHRFARPHIKDLV
- a CDS encoding Na/Pi cotransporter family protein; its protein translation is MTRLRNYLIFIFVFTGSLLGADKDSETVSWGVLVMTLLGGLALFLYGIRKMSVGMKKAAGSRMSGILFLLTNNRFVGLFVGAFVTMVIQSSSATTVMLVSFVQAGLMSFVQSLGVILGADIGTTITAQLIAFRLTDYSLLIIAVGFGLTFFSRRELYQYLGEALLGFGILFFGMKLMSEAMDPLRTYQPFIDVLKGLENPILGMSVGTVFTALIQSSSAFTGILIVLGQQNFLTLEAAIPLLFGANIGTCVTAGLASVGATREAKRVALAHVLFKIGGVALFVFWIPLFADLVRTISPTAQSMDVAALSFATPRQIANAHTVFNVSLAMAFLPFTAIFARYARRILPEEERIETGTVERKLDESSISTPALAIDVARSEISRMAGILGNMLQAIIHPFLEEEPSQDVDHPHLSLVEGIKMNEKEIDVLDERVSHYLIRISREELDGVQAKKVFAMMSIVKDMESIGDVIDKNILPLIAKKQSLGAAFSREGTTEILAYHTKVCKQISRLKEAFATLDPEKAAKVLTKEEKYVELESEYRLKHLERVQQEKEESVATHEIHMELLDLLKQINVYTASIGKTILEMTIPSMDK